The Arvicola amphibius unplaced genomic scaffold, mArvAmp1.2, whole genome shotgun sequence genome window below encodes:
- the LOC119805734 gene encoding olfactory receptor 51I2-like, with amino-acid sequence MLPSQPFINISFFQPQSFLMTGIPGLEAAHGWISIPFSSMYTVALTGNCLILLAVKRTHSLHQPMYYFLSMLALSDVGLSLSTLPSTLAVLWFDYRFIEFHACLIQMFFLHFFSVVESSVLLAMSFDRFVAISNPLRYASILTNNVIIRIGVAITTRATLSLLPLPFLLKRLNYCPGKILLSHSFCFHADVMKLACADITVNILYGLYVVLSTVGIDSLLIVMSYSLILHTVMGLASPRERVRALNTCVSHILAVLVFYIPVVGVSMIHRFGRHLPHIVHALVAYVYLVVPPVLNPIIYSVKSKPIRGAMFRVLSGKGRG; translated from the coding sequence ATGCTCCCTTCCCAGCCCTTCATCAACATCTCCTTCTTCCAGCCACAGTCTTTCCTCATGACTGGCATCCCAGGACTAGAGGCTGCCCACGGCTGGATCTCCATCCCCTTCTCCTCCATGTACACTGTGGCACTCACTGGAAactgcctcatcctcctggcTGTGAAGAGGACCCACAGCCTACACCAGCCCATGTACTACTTCCTGTCCATGCTGGCCCTAAGTGATGTGGGCCTCAGTTTGTCCACACTGCCTTCCACCCTGGCTGTGCTCTGGTTTGACTACCGTTTCATTGAGTTTCATGCCTGTCTGATCCAGATGTTCTTTCTGCATTTCTTCTCTGTGGTAGAGTCTTCAGTGCTCTTGGCCATGTCGTTTGACCGCTTTGTGGCTATCTCCAACCCACTGCGCTATGCATCCATCCTCACTAATAATGTCATCATCAGGATTGGTGTGGCCATTACAACCCGAGCTACTCTGTCCCTCTTACCATTGCCTTTCTTGTTGAAGCGACTGAACTACTGCCCTGGCAAGATtctcctctctcactctttctgcttccatgcTGATGTCATGAAGCTGGCCTGTGCTGACATTACTGTCAACATCCTATATGGACTCTATGTGGTTCTGTCCACAGTGGGTATAGATTCCTTGCTTATTGTTATGTCTTATTCCTTGATTCTTCACACAGTGATGGGTCTAGCCTCCCCCAGGGAGCGTGTCCGTGCCCTCAACACTTGTGTTTCCCatatcttggctgtcctggtctTCTATATTCCAGTGGTAGGTGTGTCCATGATCCATCGTTTTGGGAGGCACCTGCCCCACATTGTTCATGCCCTTGTTGCCTACGTGTACCTTGTGGTGCCTCCTGTGCTCAACCCCATCATCTACAGTGTCAAGTCCAAGCCCATCAGAGGGGCCATGTTCAGAGTGTTAAGTGGGAAGGGCCGAGGCTAA